ATCTTCTGGTTTTGGTGGGCGATGCTCACCCTACTAATTTATTCGGGCTAGAAGCTACGATGCACAATTCTATGATTTTAAGTTAAACGATCAATGGTGCGATACTGAATCGCTTCGGCTAAATGACGGGTTTGTAATTTCTCATCTCCCGCTAGATCAGCAATGGTGCGCGATACTTTTAAGATACGATCCATTCCCCTTGCAGATAAGCCTAATTTACGGATGGCGTTTTCCAATAAATTGCGACTGGCATCATCTAAGACACAATATTCTCGCAAATGTTTGGACTGCATTTGAGCGTTAAAGGTAATAACATCATCTTTAAATCGCTGTTGGGCAATATTACGAGCGCCCTCCACCCTTTTTCTGACGGTTTCTGAGTCTTCCCCTTGGGGTTGGGCAGTCATTTCTTCAGGTTTGAGACGACTGACAATCACTTGTAAATCAATACGATCTAATAATGGTCCTGAGAGTTTAGCCCAATATTGTTCTCTTTGGCGGGGGGCGCAGGTGCAAGGTTGCAAAGAGTCGCCATAATAGCCACAGGGGCAAGGATTTGTACTAGCGACAAGGGTGAAGTGCGCTGGAAACAATACCGATTGACGGGCGCGGGAGATGGTAATAAAACCATCTTCGAGAGGTTGTCTTAAAAACTCTAAAACATTACGTTTAAATTCAGTCAATTCATCGAGAAATAAAATACCGAAGTGAGACAATGAAACTTCACCGGGTTTAGGATAGCTTCCTCCGCCTACAAGAGAAGCACCACTAGCTGAATGATGAGGGCTACGAAAAGGGCGCTTTCGCATCAATGAGCCTTGATTTTTTAGTAATCCAGCCACAGAATAAATACGGGACACTTCCAAGGCTTCCGCAAAACTGAGAGGAGGTAATATACTTGGCAAACGTCGAGCTAACATGGTTTTTCCAGAACCGGGTGGACCAACAAAAATTAAATTATGTCCTCCTGCGGCCGCAATTTCCAGCGCCCTCCGTGCATGGTTTTGTCCTTTCACATCTCTAAGATTGTAAAGGTGATCAATACTAGAAGTTAAATTATCATCCTCATTAACTATTGTTGGTGTGAATAAATGAGGTTCTTGTAAAAATTGTGCGACTTCATTCAAGTTGCTTAAACCATATACGGATAAATCTTTTACTATGCCAGCTTCCTGGGCATTTTCTTTGGGAACGACTATTCCTTTAAAACCTAGTTTTTGAGCTGTTACCGCCATAGGTAACACACCAGCAATGGGGCGTAAACTCCCATCTAAGGACATTTCTCCTAAAAATAAATAATCTGCCAGTAATCTAAGATCAATTTGTTCCGAAGCACCCATAATTCCTAAAGCAATGGGTAAATCAAAACTAGGTCCTTCTTTGCGTAAATCCGCCGGAGTTAAATTAATGGTAATCGGGCGCATGGGGAAAAAATAACCTGAGTTTTTGATGGCCGCTTTTACCCTTTCTTTCGATTCTTGGATAGCAGTATCGGGTAAACCCACTACCATAATCTTTGGTAATCCCCCCGATACATCCACCTCTACCCCTACTTTAACCGCATCTACTCCCACAATGGAAGCACTCCAAACCCTTGCTAACATATCATTTTGGCTTGTATTGTTTTTTAA
This genomic interval from Cyanobacterium sp. T60_A2020_053 contains the following:
- a CDS encoding YifB family Mg chelatase-like AAA ATPase; its protein translation is MLARVWSASIVGVDAVKVGVEVDVSGGLPKIMVVGLPDTAIQESKERVKAAIKNSGYFFPMRPITINLTPADLRKEGPSFDLPIALGIMGASEQIDLRLLADYLFLGEMSLDGSLRPIAGVLPMAVTAQKLGFKGIVVPKENAQEAGIVKDLSVYGLSNLNEVAQFLQEPHLFTPTIVNEDDNLTSSIDHLYNLRDVKGQNHARRALEIAAAGGHNLIFVGPPGSGKTMLARRLPSILPPLSFAEALEVSRIYSVAGLLKNQGSLMRKRPFRSPHHSASGASLVGGGSYPKPGEVSLSHFGILFLDELTEFKRNVLEFLRQPLEDGFITISRARQSVLFPAHFTLVASTNPCPCGYYGDSLQPCTCAPRQREQYWAKLSGPLLDRIDLQVIVSRLKPEEMTAQPQGEDSETVRKRVEGARNIAQQRFKDDVITFNAQMQSKHLREYCVLDDASRNLLENAIRKLGLSARGMDRILKVSRTIADLAGDEKLQTRHLAEAIQYRTIDRLT